In Cystobacter ferrugineus, the DNA window CGCTCCAGGGCCTGCTTGATGTCCTCGGAGACAATGAGAACCCCCTCATAGCCCCAGGTACGGAACACCTGAGCATCCCCCACCTTCGTGGGGTCGATCCGCATGGCATGCACGGCCCGGTAGGTACCCGTCATCTCCGGGCGATCGTCTTCCGGCTTCCAATACCGCACCTCGCCGGACTTCTCATCGTCGATGCACTTCACGAGGCGCGTGCAGACCAGGATGTAGAACTGCTCGGCGTGCGCTTCGACCTCCACCGGGATGAGCTGCAGATCGCTGGGAGCCATCTCAGCGAAGATGGATGCGGCTCTGGCGCTGACGAGGGGAACGCCGATGCCTGCCTCAGTGAAATCCAGAACCGTCCCGTCTCCAGCACCGAGGGGGATTCTAAGTCTCCCCTCGACAGAGACCGGCTTCCCCGCCCTGAACAGCCAGTCGTCCAGCTTCCGGCCCTGAGCATCCACGGGGGTGTCCAGGTCCCAGCGTCCGGGGATGTAGACATCATCGTTGAGTCGGAAGTACCGCTTCGACATAGCGCCAGTTCTCAATGCGGAGCGCCTTGGGTGAGGAGCTTGTAAATCGTGGAGTTCTTGTCGGTGAGTTCCCGCGCCAGTCTTCGAAGTTCATCGACGAGGGCGGCCCGACATTGCTGGGTGCTCTGGCAGGTTGCCGTTGCTCGATCCAACCGTTCATAGACTTCAGCGTGATACGCCTGTGGGTGAGGCCCCTTGTGCCCTTCGATGGCGACCTTGTTGGCCGGGGCCTCCATCGACATGTCCGCCTTGTCGAAGAGCCTCTTGAACCGCTGCGTCCAAGGCCCGCCGCGCAAGGTGGACTTCTCGTTCTCGACGGTGGCGATGTGGTGCACCTCCCGCTTCTTCTTCGGCGGGTCCGCGCGAGCGGGAGCGCCCCTCGCCGCCATGCTCACGACGTTGGCGGGCAGGACGACGCTGAAGGTGCCCTCGGCCACGGCGACCTTCACCTTGTCCGCCTCCTGCACGGCCGTCAGCACGTCTCGGATGCCGGCCTGGGATTTGAGTGCACCGGCGGCTTTCGCGAAGCCCGGCAGCTTCGGGGCCTTGGACACGAGCGCCGCTGTCTCTCCCACCGCCGCCGTGCCCAACAGGAGGAGAATCCGCACGCTGTTGGGCCCGATGACCTTGCCGAAGCGGTCACCCGCCTCGCGCAGCTCCGCGAACGTGGCGGCCTCCGCAGCCTCCTCCCATAGCTGGAACCAGGCCTCTACCAGCTCGAAGAGTTCCCACCCGAGATAGCCCCACATGATCAGGGCCAGTGCGGCGGCCACGCCTTTAGAAACGGGCTCGGGCGCCGCGACCAAGGCCATGTAGCCGGTGAGGGTGATGCTCAGCGTCGTCCAGAGCTGCGTCGTGGAGAACACGCCGCGCAACTCCGCGTCCCGGGCCTCCAGCGCCGCATTCACGGAGAGAGCGAAGGCCAGGTCGCGCTTGTCCTTGCCGTCCAGTCCCGGCCCGTCCTTGAACAACCCGAGGCAGTCTCCCGGCGTACCTTGCCTCTCGCAGAATCCCCCGTAGGAGCGCGCCAGGGGCGTGCGCCACTCCTCACCTGTGAGCGGAACGGAGGCCAGCGCCAGCTTGCGGTGGAGGTAGAGCGGGAAGTGGGAGCCAGCCACCCGCAGAGGCATGTTCAGCACCAGGGTGGTGAGGGCTTCGTTGAGTTCGAAGTCGCTCACCCGCACGGCCCCGAAGCGCGTCGGCGTGGAGAGATGGATATGGGTTGTCGGTGTCCGCGGCTGCGAAACCATCCCCTCTCGTCTCGAGGGAACGCTCGCAGCGCACGCGACGTGGAAGAGGAGAACGAGGCAAGCCCAGATGGCGAACCCCGAGTGCATCCGCGTGCGCGCCGGGTGCGAGCCAACAAGACGAGTGGACACGGCGCACCTCCGAGACTGAAGCGGAGACCCCAGGATGTCAGAGGGGACTGGCAGACACGCCCCTTCGTGACGGGAAGCGCGGCCCGGAAAACAAAAAAGCCCCCGAGTCTTTCGACTCGGAGGCTCTTGCGGAGTGCCCAGGGCGGGATTCGAACCCGCACACCTTTCGGCGCCACCCCCTCAAGATGGTGTGTCTACCAGTTCCACCACCTGGGCTTGCTGCGAACCGCGAACCGCGTTGCGACGCGGCCTCTAGTACCATGAACCGCGCCGCCGACAACAATTTTATTTAGCGAGCCCCGCCTGCACTTTTCTGGGGCTCGCTGGCCGCCCGCCTACTGAGCCGGGGCGGGAGCGGGAGCCGGGGCCGGCGTCTCGGCCGGGCGCGGCTGCTCCACGGTGCCCGGCGTGCCCGGGGCCTGCTGCTCCGCGGGCGCCGTGCCCGTGGGGGCCGCCGCGTCCTGCGGAGTGGCCGCCGGAATCTGGCCCGCCGGAGGCGCGCCCGTCGTCGAGGGACCCGGCTCGGGGGTCCCGGCCGGAGGAGCCGCCGCGGGAGCCACCGCGCCCGCCGCCACCGAGGAGCGCATGCCCACGAAGGACAGGCCCAGCGACGTGATGAAGAACAGCGCCGCGCACACGCCCGTCACCTTCGTCAGGAACGTCGTCGCGCCACGGCCGCCGAAGGCACTCGTCGCGGCCCCGCCGCCCAGGGCCGAGCCCATGCCCGCGTCCTTACCGGGCTGCAGCAAGATGACGAAGATCATGAACACGCACAGCAGGACGTGCACGATCGTCACGAAGGTCAGCATGTTTGGCTCTTCTTTCCAGTCCTGAATAAAAGGTCGCGCAGCCTAACCGAACGGCGCGCTCGGTGACAATCTTCCTTGCTTACGCCCCCACCGCGCCCTTGAGGATGCCCGCGAAGTCGCCCGCCTTCAGGCTCGCGCCCCCCACCAGCGCCCCGTCCACGTCCGGCTGGCCCAGCAATTCCGCCGCGTTGTCCGGCTTCACGCTCCCGCCGTACTGGATGCGCACCCGCTCCGCCGTCCCCACGTCGAACAGCCGCCCGAGCTGCTCGCGCAGCGCCCGGTGCACCTCCTGCGCCTGGGCGCTCGTCGCCGTGCGGCCCGTGCCAATGGCCCACACCGGCTCGTAGGCGAGCACGAAGTTGGCCACCTCGGCCGCCTGGTAGCCCTTCAGCGCGCCCAACACCTGCTGCTCCACCACGTCCTTCGTGCGGCCCGCCTCGCGCTCCGCCAGCGTCTCGCCCACGCACACGATGGGCGTCATCCCCGCAGCCAGCACCGCCCGGATGCGCTTGTTCACCGTCTCGTCCGTCTCGCCGAAGTACTGCCGGCGCTCGGAGTGGCCCAGGATGACGTAGGCGCACCCCACGTCCTTGAGCATCGGCGCGGACACCTCGCCGGTGAACGCCCCGCTCGCCTCCCAGTGGCAGTTCTGGCCGGCCAGCTTCAGCGCCGAGCCCTCCAGCTCCTTGGCCACCGCCGCGAGCGACACGAAGGGCGGAGCCACCGCCACCTCCACCCGGTCCGCCGGCAGCGCGGCCGCCGGTCCCTTCAACTCCCGCACCAGCGCGAGCGCCTCGGAGAGCGTCTTGTTCATCTTCCAGTTGCCAGCGATGAGCTTGCGTCGCGTCGGTGCGGCCATGGGGGCTGATTCCTCGGGAAGTCGGTGGATGAAGCGGTGGAGGGAGGTGGACTACTTCGTCTCGAGCGCCTTGACGCCCGGCAGCTCACGGCCCTCGAGGAACTCGAGCGAGGCGCCGCCGCCGGTGGACACGTGGCTGAGCTTGACGCCCAGGCCCATCTCGTTGACGGCCGCGGCGCTGTCACCGCCGCCCACGATCGTCACCGCGTTCTTGTTGGCCACCATGGCCTCGGCCACCGCGCGCGTGCCCGCGGCGTAGCGCTCCACCTCGAACATGCCCATGGGGCCGTTCCACACCACCGTCTTGGCGTTGCGGATGTGCTCGGCGTACATGGCACGCGTCTTCGGGCCGATGTCCAGGCCGATGAGGTCCGCGGGGATGGCCCGGTCGGGCACCTCGCGCAGCGGGCCCTTGTCGCCCAGCTCCGTGCTGCAGATGTGATCGATGGGCAGCACGAGCGACGTCTTGAGCCGCTGCGCCGCCTCGAGCAGGCGCGTGGCCATGGAGAGCTTGTCCTCCTCCACGCGGCTCTTGCCCACCTCAATGCCCTGCGACTTGAGGAAGGTGTAGGCCATGGCGCCGCCGATCAGCAGCGCGTCCACCTTGGGCAGCAGGCTCTCGATGACCTTGATCTTGTCGCTCACCTTCGAGCCACCCAGGATGGCCACGAAGGGCTTGGCCGGGTTCTTGATGGCCCCGCCCAGATACTCCAGCTCCTTGCGCATGAGCAGGCCGGCGCCCTTCTCCTTCACGTGGGGCACCATGCCGGCGGTGGAGGCGTGCGCGCGGTGCGCGGTGCCGAAGGCGTCGTTGATGTAGACGTCGGCGAAGGAGGCCAGCTCGCGCGCGAAGGCCTCGTCGTTGGCCTCCTCCTCCTTGTGGAAGCGCAGGTTCTCGAGCATGAGCACCTGGCCTTCCTTCTGATCCTTCACCAGCTTGCGCACGCCGTCGCCCACGCAGTCATCCGCGAGGATGACCTCGTGCTTGCCGCCGAGCAGCTCGGACAGGCGCGAGGCGGCCGGCTCCAGGGACAGCTTGGGCTCCACGCCCTTGGGGCGTCCCAGGTGCGAGGCGAGGATCACCTTGCCGCCCAGGTCCAAGGCCTTCTGGATGGTGGGCAGGGCCTCGCGGATGCGGGTGTCGTCGGTGATGCGCCGGCCTTCCAGGGGAACGTTGAAGTCCACCCGGATGAAGACGCGCTTGCCGGTGAGCTGCATGTCGTCGATGTAGCGGATCGTCATCGTTCCCTCTGGTCGTCCGTGTTGACGGGCCTGGCGGATTACAGGCCCTTGGAGGACAGGAACCTGGCCACGTCCACCATGCGGTTGGAGAAGCCCCACTCGTTGTCGTACCAGGCCATCACCTTGGCCAGGTTGTCGCCCATGACCATGGTGTTGGTGGAGTCGAAGATGGAGGAGTGCGGGTTGCCGTTGTAGTCGACGGACACCGTCTGCTCGTCGCTGTACTGGAGGATGCCCTTGAGCGAGCCCTCGGCGGCCTTCTTGAAGGCGTCGTTGATGGCCTCGACGGTGACGTTCTTGGAGAGCACCACGCTCAGGTCCACCAGGGACACGTTCGGGGTGGGCACGCGCACCGAGATGCCGTGCATCTTGCCCTTGAGGCTCGGCAGCACCTCACCGATGGCCTTGGCGGCACCCGTGGACGAGGGGATCATCGACAGGGCGGCGGCGCGGGCGCGGCGCAGGTCCTTGTGCGGCAGGTCCAGGATGCGCTGGTCGTTGGTGTAGCTGTGGATGGTGGTCATCACGCCCTTCTCGATGCCGAAGGACTCGGTGAGGACCTTGGCCACGGGCGCCAGGCAGTTGGTGGTGCACGAGGCGTTGGAGAGGATCTGGTGCTTCCCCGCATCGTACTGATCGTGGTTGATGCCGTAGGCGATCGTGAAGTCCGGGTTCTTCGACGGCGCGGAGATGATGACCTTCTTGGCGCCCGCGTTCACGTGCTTGATCGCGCCCTCGCGCTCGGTGAAGTGGCCGGTGCACTCCAGGACGATGTCCGCGCCCAGCGACTTCCAGGGCAGCGCGGAGGGATCCTTCTGGGCCGTGACGGCGATCTCCTTGCCGTCGATGACGATGGCCTTCTCGGTGGCCTTCACGGTGCCCGGGAAGATGCCGTGCACGGAGTCGTACTTGAACAGGTGGGCCAGGGTGGCCGGCGAGTCGAGGTCGTTGATGGCGACGAACTCGAGGTTCTCCTTGCGAGCGAGCGCCGCGCGCAGCACGCAGCGGCCGATACGACCGAATCCGTTGATGGCAATCTTGGTGGCCATGGTTTCAAGCTCCTTGAGCGAGGAATGGGTCAGGGACGAAAAGGCGGGCGACCGTAGGCATGGGCCGCACGCGAGTCAACGCTCTCCGCGAGGCAAATGACGAGTCCGCCGCCGTTGCACAAGACGCAACAGCAACAGCCCCGCCAGGGCACTCGTTCCTCCCCCCGCCCCACAGCCGCAGCCGCCCCGCTCCTCGCCGTAGGAGCCGGGGACCTGTTCGAGGGAGCACGGGAATGCGCCCCCCAGGGAGCTCAAGCCGCCCGAGTCCAGATCCAGGGGCAGGGCCTCCTCCACCCCGGGTGCCGGGGGCGGTGACGCCAACACCCCCGCCCGGGCCAGGAAGGCCCCCATCAGGTACGCGCGGCGCTCGGGCGTGACGACCCCCTCGAAGGGCACGCCCAGGAAGAGCACCTGTCCCCCTGGCGCGGAGAGGATGCCCGCCGCCGTGTCCGCCCCGGAATAGCCCAGCACCGGCTGGCCCCCCTCCCCCGGCCGGAGCACGTCCGTGATGCCCACCGGGAAGGAACCCCGCCGTCCGTCATCCAGCAGCGAGCCCGCCAGACCCGGGAAGAGGCCGTCGGTGAGCCCCCCCACCCGCGGCGCCGAGAGACCACACACTGGCCGGGCGTGCAGGATGTCCGTCAGGAAGGCGACGTCCTCGGCGCTGCCCACCGCGAGCGCGGAGGCGATCTGGCTGCCCGACAGCAGCAGGTGCCCGCCCCCGAGCACGAAGGAGCGAAGCAGGGCCTGTTCGGCGGCGTCGGGGCCCCGGCTCCGGGCCTGTCCCCGTCCCGAGAACCAGTCCAGCACCGGGTAGCCCACGGGGGTGAGCAGGCCCGCGGAGATCGCCTCGCTCGTCGCGCTGTCGAAGGCCACGGCGTTGCGCGCCAGCGCGTCCCCGTGGCGGCGCAGGGCCGTGCCGTCGTTCATCGCCTCCAGGAAGGCGCGCTGGGGCGAACCCAGGTCGTACGCGGAGAGCTCCTCGACGCGCGCCATCGACGCGTCCAGGGTCCGGAAGGCGTTGACCACGAGCACCCGCGGCGCCCCGTCCGTCGCGCCCACACCCACCACGTCCGAGGGGAAGGACTCGCCCCCCTCATTGAGGGCCGCCACCCGGAAGTAGCGCGTCGTGCCCGCCGCGAGCGGCAGGGAGAAGGACGTGGCGGAGGTGTCCGCGCCCTCGTCCCAGGCCAGCCCGTCCGCGCTCTGGTAGACGCGATAGCCCGTGGCCGGATGCTGAGGAGGCACGGCCCCGTCCGGGTCCGCGGGCGGCGCCCACTTCACCTCGACCAGGCCGCCTCCCGCGTTGCGGGCCACCACCGCCGAGGGCGGTTCGGGGGGCAGGTGGATGACGGGCGCTTGACCCTCCGGGGCATCCCGGGTGGCGAAGTACTTGATGAGGCCATGGAGGAAGGCCCGCGCGGCGACGCGCCGGAAGTGCGGCTCCTTGAGCCACGCGGCGTCCTGCGCGTTGTCATGGTAGGCCACCTCCACCAGCACGGAGGGGATCTCCGGATTGTGTCTCGGGTTCACCTCGCCCAGGTTGGCCGAGCGCAGGTTGCGCACCCGCCAGCTCGGTTCGATCTCCCGCTGCAGGTCCACCTTGAGTTCGTCCAGCAGGCTCTGCGCGAGCTCCGGACTGCCGGCCACCGCCTCACCCGGGATGTATTTGCCATCCACGGGATTGGGCCCGTAGACGTAGGCCTCCGTGCCCCGCGCGGTTCCATTCGCCGAGGCATTGGTGTGCCAGGCGACGTACACGGCGTCCTCGCCCTCCTCGTGCAGCCAGGCCGCGAAGCGCGGGCGGGCGGAGACGTCGTCGTTGCGCTCGTTGGAGAGCGCGTTGGTCCCCGAGGGGGCGAACACCGAGGGCGGCGCGCCGCTGAACTGGGTGTGGTAGCGCGCGCACTCCTCGGAGCGCGGACGCGCGAGCGGGCCCAGCTTCTCATCTCCAATATGGCCCGTGCCACCGCCCAGGCGCACGGCGTCCAGCGACACGGTGCCCGCCTCGGCCGAGTCGTTGAATGCCACCACCGACGCGGACTCCGGCGGCGCGCCCGCCCGGAAGTAGAAGCGGCCGAGCAGCACCCACGTGCCCCCGTGGCGGCGCTGGTTCACGCGGAAGTGGCTCTCGCCGCCCGCGTGCCGCACCACGTAGTGCGCGTCCGTGACCCGGCTCGGGTCCGAGCCATAGGCGACATACACGTGGTAGGCGCCGTCCGCGGGCACCCGGGGCGCCCAGGTGGCATGCGCCGTGGCCGAGGCCGCGGCCGTCATGAGCCGGGTGTCTCCCAGCTTGAAGGGCTCCACCGCGTTGCCCATGGGCACCGGCGGCACACCCCATCCGGAGCCGGGGAGCGTGCTGGAGAAGAGAGCCGCCGGCCCCTCCTCCGAATAGCCCACCCCGCCGTTGTCGAGCGCCACCCCCTGGGGGTTCAGGTCCGGCTCGCGCACCGGCACCACCGTGGCGCCCGCCCCCATCAGCATCGGCAGCAGGTACTGATCGAGCGTCTCGAGGGACACCAGATCCTCGACGACGTCGTTCGTGTTGCCGCGCTGGGTGGCCCACCGGCCCAGGGGCGAGCTTCGATAGAAGCCGTGCCCCGGGCTCAGGTAGATGGTCTTTCCCGACAGCGCCCCGGTGCGCTGGCGCGTCTGGGGCACTCCCGAGAACGCGGAGACGCCGGAGCCGCGCTGCTCGCGGCGAACCAGGGCGGGCTCGGCGGGCGACCACCGGGTTTCATGGGGCCGGGGGCCGGGCAAGGGCACGTACTCCGCGTCCGGGGGCTCCACCCCACAGGCGTGAGCGGCGTCCTCTTCCTGAGCCCGGCTGGTTCCAGGCCAACAGAAGATCGTGAGCAACACCCAGACAGTGGTACGGAGGGATGCAGGAAGTGACATGAGGCGCCGGACGTTAGGACCCGGCGCGAGGCCTGCCAATCGAACTCGTGGGTGCCCACCCACTCTCTCGCTAACCTGTCCCCGATGAGTTCCCCCGCTCCCTACTCCCCACCACCTCCCCCGGACCCGGAGACGCCCCGCCCCCCCGCCTACACCTCGCGAGGCGGCACGGGCATGCTCGCCTCCTTCCGCCATGCCTGGGACGGGCTCATCCACACCGCCGTGCACCAGCGCAACATGCGCGTGCACCTGGTCTCCGCCGTGCTCGTGGCGCTGGTGGGCAGTGGTATCCCCCTGGGCGTCTCCGAGAAGGTCATCCTCATCTTCTGCGTGCTGCTCATCTTCTTCGCGGAGATCCTCAACAGCGCGCTCGAGCACCTGGTGGACCTGGCCACCCGGCACTTCGACGAGAAGGCCCGGCTCACCAAGGACGCCGCCGCCGCGGGCGTGCTCGTGCTCGCCATCGGCACGGTCGTCATCTTCGTCGCCATCCTCGTGAACAACTGGGAGACGGTCGCCGCCAGCGGCCCTCAGATCGCCCGGCAGGTGACGTTCGGCCTGCCACACACCCTGTGCGTCACCGTGCTGGTGCTCCCCCAGCCGCGCGCCCGGTGGGTGGACATGGCCGCCTTCGTGGGCGGTGCCCTCCTGCTCGGTGTGCTCACCATGCGCTCGGTCAGCTCCGTCTTCACCGCCATGAACGCGGGCCTGCTGCTGCTCGCCGCGTCCGCCGCTCGCCAGCGGCGCCGGGAACGGGCCGCCCGTCCGCCCGGCTGAACAGGGCCCCGGAAACGAAAAAACCGGCTCGAGGCCGGTTTCGTGTACGTCGCTTCCCGTGCCGCCTGGGGGCGCTCGAGCCCCGGGACCCGCCCGGAACCCGGCTCACCCGCCAGGGACGGTCCGCATTCTAGGCCGTCAGGCCTCCTGGCGGAAGTCCGGCCGGCTCTCGGGGCTCACCTGCGCGACGTTGGCCTGCACTCCCTTGAGGTCCTCCGACACCAGGTCCAGCAGCTCGGTGGCCATGCCGATGATCTGCATGGGGGTGTAGCCGTCCGCACGGAGCTGGTTGAAGAAGGTCTGGGCGAGGAGACGGGTCTTCTGCTTGTTCGCGTTCAAGGTCGTTTCCTCCAGAAACAGTGGGACCGCGTAGTCACGGGAGGATCATTCTTCAACCCCTGTGCCAGCCGTCGACTGCTGGACGGATTTCCCATGCGCTCCAAGGAGTTATGAAGAGCCCGGGGGGTGGAACGCGGTCCCTCGGCTGCGAAGGGTCCTTCGCACTTAACCGGTGCGCGCGGGCATGGACCTCGGCGGAGTGCGTCACCCGGTTCGCACCTGGGCAAACTCCGTTGTTCGCTGGCTTGCATTCCAGGCAGCGGGTAGCGCACATACGCGCCCGTCGTCGGCTGAGGAGAAGAGCGTCGCATGGCTTATCGGGTGAACAACATTGGGTTGTGGTTGGACGAGCCGGAGGAGCTGCTGGGCCAGCGCGCGGCCGAGAAGCTCGGGGTGACGCGAGGCGATCTCCAGTCCGTGCGCGTGGTGCGCGCGGTGCTCGATGCGCGCAAGAAAGGCAGCCCCCGCTATATCTATACGCTGGAAGTGGAACTCGCCCCGGGCCGGGTGCCACCGCGGCTGCCCCCGGACGTGGGTGAGACGCCCCCGCCGCCCGAGCCGCCCGCGCGCGTGAAGGAGCCCGAGCGCCTGCCGCTCATCATCGGCACCGGCCCCGCGGGCCTCTTCTGTGCCCTGGCGCTGCTGGAGCGCGGCGTGCGCACCATCCTCATCGAGCGGGGCCGGGAAGTCGTGGCGCGGCGCAAGGACGTGGCGAAGCTCATGCGCGACGGCACGCTGGATCCGGAGAGCAACATGAACTTCGGCGAGGGCGGCGCGGGCGCGTACACGGACGGCAAGCTGTCCACGCGCATCAACCACCCCCACGTGCGCAAGGTCATCGAGACGTTCGCCCGCTGCGGCGCGCCGGACCACATCCTCATCGAGGGCAAGCCGCACATCGGCTCGGACCTGTTGCCCGGCGCGGTGGCGCGCATCCGCGAGGAGCTCATCGCCGGCGGCAGCCAGGTGCTCTTCGAGCACAAGGTGGAGGAGGTGCTCGACCGCGACGGGCGGGTGAGCGGCGTGCGGCTGGCGGATGGACGCGTGCTGGAGAGCGACCGGGTGGTGCTCGCCCCGGGCAACTCGGCGCGCGAGCTCTACGAGCGCTTCGCCGCGGATGGGCGCGTGGTCATCGAGCCCAAGCCCTTCGCGCTCGGCTTCCGCGCGGAGCACCCCCAGGGACTCATCAACTCCATCCAGTACGGCAGCGCGGCGAAGAACCCGAAGCTGCCCCCGGCCGACTACAAGCTCGCGGAGAACCTGGACGTGAACGGAGAGGTGCGCGGCATCTACTCCTTCTGCATGTGCCCGGGCGGCATCGTGGTGCCCACGCCCACCCAGGACGGGCTGCAGTGCACCAACGGCATGAGCAACTCGCGCCGCAACGCGAAGTACGCCAACGCGGGCATCGTCGTGACGGTGTCCGTGGAGGACTTCGAGCGCGAGGGCTTCCGCGGTCCGCTCGCGGGCCTGGAGTTCCAGCGGCACTGGGAATCCAAGGCGTACGAGCTGGGCGAGGGCAAGTTCTTCGCCCCCGCGCAGACCATCCCCGACTACCTCGCGGGCCGCGTGAAGAAGGATCCGGGCGGCACCAGCTACCGGCCGGGCCTGGCGCACACGGACCTCAACCGCCTCTTCCCCGAGCGCCTCACCCAATCCCTCAAGCAGGCGCTCAAGGCGTTCGATCGCAAGATGCGCGGCTTCGTGAGCGACGAGGGCAAGCTCATCGGCATCGAGAGCCGCACGAGCTCGCCCGTGCGCATCACCCGTGGCGAGGACATGCAGTCCGTGTCCATGCGCGGCCTCTACCCCGCGGGCGAGGGCTGCGGCTACGCTGGAGGGATCGTTTCCTCGGCCATTGATGGACTGCGCGTGGCTGAGCAGATTGCGGCCGAACTGGCCTGACGCACCCGGAGGGGCACGATGCGCTACCACGTACGCACGCCGGACGGAGAGCTGGACTACCTCTCTTTCAGGGAGGTGGAACTGGCGTACATGCAGGGCCTCGTGGGCCCCGATGACGAGGTGCGCGAGGAGGGGCAGACCCTCTGGCGCAAGGCCTCGACCATCCCGACGCTCGCCCGCGCCCGGCCTCCCACCCGGGGGTGGAAGGCCCGGACCCAGGGGATGGCCGTGGTGGGCTCGGTGCTGCTGGCCTTCTGGGCGCTCATGCTCATCGCCAGCGACTCCTGGCCCCGGCGCGCCCTGGGCATCGTGCTCGCCCTGGCCACGAGCGCGCTGCTCACCCGCGTCACCTACAAGGCCTTCAAGCGGCCTGGCGCTCCCCGGAGCTGAGCGGCCGTCCAAGCGGGCGCCGCGGCGAGCGCTGCCCAAGGCCGAAATCGTCCTCCCGCCAACGTCTGTTCCTTCCAGTACGGAACATTCGGAGCGCGTCATTCGGCCGACGCCGAGGGGAGGACGAACTTGGTCAATACCTATCTGTCCCGAGAAGCGGCACGCAGGCTGAAGCACGGAGCCCCCTGGGTTCGCCGGGAGGACATCCTCTCCATCGAGGGGACGCCCGCGCTGGGAGAAGCCGTCCAGCTCCGGGACGAGCAGGGCCAACTGCTCGGCCTGGCGGACGTGGACCTCGAGGCCTCCTACGCGGTGCGCCGCCTGGGCTACGCCGACGAGACCGCCGAGGGCCTCATTCCCCGTCACGTGCGCCACGCTTTCGAGCGCCGCGCGCTCACCGTGGATGATCCGCGCTTCTGCCGCGTCATCAACGACGATGGGGACGCGCTGCCCGGGCTCATCGTGGACCGGTATGACCGACACCTCGTCGTCCAGACGCTCACCCGCGCCATGGACGCCCGGCTGCAGGAAATCTCCCGCGCCCTCGTCGAGGTGAGCGGCGCGGAGTCCGTGCTCTTGCGCAACGACACGCCGCGGCGCCGCCAGTTGGGCCTG includes these proteins:
- a CDS encoding AHH domain-containing protein, encoding MVSQPRTPTTHIHLSTPTRFGAVRVSDFELNEALTTLVLNMPLRVAGSHFPLYLHRKLALASVPLTGEEWRTPLARSYGGFCERQGTPGDCLGLFKDGPGLDGKDKRDLAFALSVNAALEARDAELRGVFSTTQLWTTLSITLTGYMALVAAPEPVSKGVAAALALIMWGYLGWELFELVEAWFQLWEEAAEAATFAELREAGDRFGKVIGPNSVRILLLLGTAAVGETAALVSKAPKLPGFAKAAGALKSQAGIRDVLTAVQEADKVKVAVAEGTFSVVLPANVVSMAARGAPARADPPKKKREVHHIATVENEKSTLRGGPWTQRFKRLFDKADMSMEAPANKVAIEGHKGPHPQAYHAEVYERLDRATATCQSTQQCRAALVDELRRLARELTDKNSTIYKLLTQGAPH
- the secG gene encoding preprotein translocase subunit SecG encodes the protein MLTFVTIVHVLLCVFMIFVILLQPGKDAGMGSALGGGAATSAFGGRGATTFLTKVTGVCAALFFITSLGLSFVGMRSSVAAGAVAPAAAPPAGTPEPGPSTTGAPPAGQIPAATPQDAAAPTGTAPAEQQAPGTPGTVEQPRPAETPAPAPAPAPAQ
- the tpiA gene encoding triose-phosphate isomerase; this translates as MAAPTRRKLIAGNWKMNKTLSEALALVRELKGPAAALPADRVEVAVAPPFVSLAAVAKELEGSALKLAGQNCHWEASGAFTGEVSAPMLKDVGCAYVILGHSERRQYFGETDETVNKRIRAVLAAGMTPIVCVGETLAEREAGRTKDVVEQQVLGALKGYQAAEVANFVLAYEPVWAIGTGRTATSAQAQEVHRALREQLGRLFDVGTAERVRIQYGGSVKPDNAAELLGQPDVDGALVGGASLKAGDFAGILKGAVGA
- a CDS encoding phosphoglycerate kinase, with translation MTIRYIDDMQLTGKRVFIRVDFNVPLEGRRITDDTRIREALPTIQKALDLGGKVILASHLGRPKGVEPKLSLEPAASRLSELLGGKHEVILADDCVGDGVRKLVKDQKEGQVLMLENLRFHKEEEANDEAFARELASFADVYINDAFGTAHRAHASTAGMVPHVKEKGAGLLMRKELEYLGGAIKNPAKPFVAILGGSKVSDKIKVIESLLPKVDALLIGGAMAYTFLKSQGIEVGKSRVEEDKLSMATRLLEAAQRLKTSLVLPIDHICSTELGDKGPLREVPDRAIPADLIGLDIGPKTRAMYAEHIRNAKTVVWNGPMGMFEVERYAAGTRAVAEAMVANKNAVTIVGGGDSAAAVNEMGLGVKLSHVSTGGGASLEFLEGRELPGVKALETK
- the gap gene encoding type I glyceraldehyde-3-phosphate dehydrogenase — its product is MATKIAINGFGRIGRCVLRAALARKENLEFVAINDLDSPATLAHLFKYDSVHGIFPGTVKATEKAIVIDGKEIAVTAQKDPSALPWKSLGADIVLECTGHFTEREGAIKHVNAGAKKVIISAPSKNPDFTIAYGINHDQYDAGKHQILSNASCTTNCLAPVAKVLTESFGIEKGVMTTIHSYTNDQRILDLPHKDLRRARAAALSMIPSSTGAAKAIGEVLPSLKGKMHGISVRVPTPNVSLVDLSVVLSKNVTVEAINDAFKKAAEGSLKGILQYSDEQTVSVDYNGNPHSSIFDSTNTMVMGDNLAKVMAWYDNEWGFSNRMVDVARFLSSKGL
- a CDS encoding N-acetylmuramoyl-L-alanine amidase, which produces MSLPASLRTTVWVLLTIFCWPGTSRAQEEDAAHACGVEPPDAEYVPLPGPRPHETRWSPAEPALVRREQRGSGVSAFSGVPQTRQRTGALSGKTIYLSPGHGFYRSSPLGRWATQRGNTNDVVEDLVSLETLDQYLLPMLMGAGATVVPVREPDLNPQGVALDNGGVGYSEEGPAALFSSTLPGSGWGVPPVPMGNAVEPFKLGDTRLMTAAASATAHATWAPRVPADGAYHVYVAYGSDPSRVTDAHYVVRHAGGESHFRVNQRRHGGTWVLLGRFYFRAGAPPESASVVAFNDSAEAGTVSLDAVRLGGGTGHIGDEKLGPLARPRSEECARYHTQFSGAPPSVFAPSGTNALSNERNDDVSARPRFAAWLHEEGEDAVYVAWHTNASANGTARGTEAYVYGPNPVDGKYIPGEAVAGSPELAQSLLDELKVDLQREIEPSWRVRNLRSANLGEVNPRHNPEIPSVLVEVAYHDNAQDAAWLKEPHFRRVAARAFLHGLIKYFATRDAPEGQAPVIHLPPEPPSAVVARNAGGGLVEVKWAPPADPDGAVPPQHPATGYRVYQSADGLAWDEGADTSATSFSLPLAAGTTRYFRVAALNEGGESFPSDVVGVGATDGAPRVLVVNAFRTLDASMARVEELSAYDLGSPQRAFLEAMNDGTALRRHGDALARNAVAFDSATSEAISAGLLTPVGYPVLDWFSGRGQARSRGPDAAEQALLRSFVLGGGHLLLSGSQIASALAVGSAEDVAFLTDILHARPVCGLSAPRVGGLTDGLFPGLAGSLLDDGRRGSFPVGITDVLRPGEGGQPVLGYSGADTAAGILSAPGGQVLFLGVPFEGVVTPERRAYLMGAFLARAGVLASPPPAPGVEEALPLDLDSGGLSSLGGAFPCSLEQVPGSYGEERGGCGCGAGGGTSALAGLLLLRLVQRRRTRHLPRGER
- a CDS encoding diacylglycerol kinase family protein, with translation MSSPAPYSPPPPPDPETPRPPAYTSRGGTGMLASFRHAWDGLIHTAVHQRNMRVHLVSAVLVALVGSGIPLGVSEKVILIFCVLLIFFAEILNSALEHLVDLATRHFDEKARLTKDAAAAGVLVLAIGTVVIFVAILVNNWETVAASGPQIARQVTFGLPHTLCVTVLVLPQPRARWVDMAAFVGGALLLGVLTMRSVSSVFTAMNAGLLLLAASAARQRRRERAARPPG